The Bacteroidales bacterium genome includes a region encoding these proteins:
- a CDS encoding sodium:proton antiporter: protein MNLFVLMVIVFIIGYIFIALEHPLKIDKAASALFIGSFLWVLYIFGAFDIFTSGLSNAWNEYFAANPDANTIDGMRNFIVSSEIIRHLGEISEILFFLLGAMTIVEITDQHQGFRVITDRIKTTNKVKLLWIISFITFILSAILDNLTTTIVIVALLRKLIADKETRWFYAGMVILAANAGGAWSPIGDVTTIMLWIGGQVTTFNIIKGVFLPSLISMVIPLTILSFTMKGHVTRPEIDTTEEDHTTSSERNLMLILGVGGLLFVPVFKTITHLPPYMGMLLSLAVIWITTEIMNVRKPKERRLSVSSILKKVDIPTILFFLGILSAVAALQSAGHLTLLSQYLDEKLGNVYLIGGAIGFLSAIVDNVPLVAGAMGMYPIADPGATGYLANFVVDGTFWEYLAYTAGTGGSMLIIGSAAGVAAMGLEKIDFIWYLKKISWLALIGYLAGIGVYILQNQFLG, encoded by the coding sequence ATGAATTTATTTGTTTTAATGGTGATTGTATTCATCATAGGTTACATTTTTATTGCATTAGAGCATCCTTTGAAAATTGATAAAGCGGCATCAGCTTTGTTTATTGGTTCTTTTCTGTGGGTGCTTTATATTTTTGGAGCGTTTGACATATTTACAAGCGGATTAAGCAATGCTTGGAATGAATATTTTGCTGCAAATCCTGATGCAAACACAATTGACGGAATGCGAAATTTTATTGTCAGCAGTGAAATAATTCGCCATCTTGGAGAAATTAGCGAAATTCTTTTCTTCTTGCTTGGAGCAATGACAATCGTGGAGATAACCGACCAACACCAAGGTTTTAGAGTAATCACAGACCGCATAAAAACAACAAATAAAGTAAAACTCCTTTGGATAATTTCATTTATAACTTTTATACTTTCTGCAATTTTAGATAACCTTACAACAACAATAGTTATTGTAGCTTTATTGAGAAAGTTAATAGCTGATAAAGAAACACGCTGGTTTTATGCCGGTATGGTAATATTAGCAGCAAATGCAGGTGGAGCATGGTCTCCAATTGGCGATGTTACAACAATTATGCTTTGGATTGGCGGTCAAGTAACAACGTTTAATATAATAAAAGGAGTGTTCTTGCCAAGTTTGATTAGTATGGTTATACCTCTCACTATATTAAGTTTTACAATGAAAGGGCATGTAACCCGTCCTGAAATTGACACCACAGAAGAAGATCATACAACAAGTTCTGAGCGCAATTTAATGCTTATTTTAGGCGTTGGTGGACTTCTTTTTGTTCCTGTTTTTAAAACAATAACTCATCTTCCTCCATATATGGGAATGCTATTAAGCCTTGCTGTAATTTGGATTACAACGGAAATTATGAATGTAAGAAAACCAAAAGAACGTAGGCTTAGCGTTTCCTCAATATTGAAAAAAGTAGATATTCCAACTATTCTTTTCTTCCTCGGAATTTTATCTGCTGTTGCTGCTTTGCAATCTGCTGGACACCTTACATTATTATCACAATACTTAGATGAAAAACTTGGTAATGTTTATTTAATTGGTGGAGCAATAGGTTTCTTATCAGCTATTGTTGATAATGTGCCTCTTGTAGCAGGAGCAATGGGAATGTATCCAATTGCTGATCCCGGAGCAACAGGGTATTTAGCAAACTTTGTAGTTGATGGAACTTTTTGGGAATATCTTGCATACACCGCAGGAACAGGAGGCAGCATGCTTATTATTGGTTCTGCTGCTGGCGTTGCTGCTATGGGGCTTGAAAAAATTGACTTTATTTGGTACCTCAAAAAAATATCTTGGTTGGCTTTAATAGGATATTTAGCTGGAATAGGTGTCTATATCTTGCAAAACCAATTTTTAGGGTAA